A window of Helicobacter pylori genomic DNA:
CTACCAAGGGCATGGAGCTAGCAGCGAAAAGATCGTTTCTAGCGTGGGTAATGGCGTTTATGATGTGGTGTATTCTTTCAACAACCAAACCTATAATTTTCAAGAGACTTTTTCACCCAACAGCATTTCTATCCGGCGTTTGGGCGTTAGCATGGTGTTTGACTACATGGATATGGAAAAATCGGATCATTTGTATTATCACAACGCTCTTGGTTTTATGACCTACATGCCTAACAGCTATAACAATAATTTAGGGAATGCAAACAACACCATTTATTATTACGACAACAGCATTGATTTTTATGCCAGCGGGAAAACTTTATTCACTAAAGCGGATTTTTCTCAAATATTCACCGGGCAAAACAGCGCAATCGTTTTTGGGGCTAAAAATATATGGACGAGTGCAAGCGATGCGCCACAATCCAATACCATCATTCGCTTTGGGGACAATAAGGGGGCAGGGAGTAATGATGCAAGCGGGCATTGCTGGAATTTGCAATGCATAGGCTTTATTACAGGGAATTACGAAGCGCAAAAGATTTACATCACTGGTAGCATTGAAAGCGGGAATCGCATTTCTAGTGGTGGGGGCGCGAGCCTTAATTTTAACGGGCTTCAAGGCATTCTTTTAACGAATGCGACTCTGTATAACCGCGCTGCTGGCACGCAAAGTTCGTCTATGAGTTTTATTTCTACTAACGCAAACATTCAAGCTCAAAACTCCTATTTTTTAGACGATACCGCGCAAAATGGCGGCAAGCCTAATTTTGGTTTCAACGCTTTGAATCTGGATTTTTCTAACAGCTCTTTTAGGGGCTATGTGGGGGCAACGCAATCCGTTTTTAAATTCAATGCCACCAATGCGATTAATTTCACTAACAGCACGAATTTAAGTTCTGGTTTGTATCAAATACAAGCTAAAAGCGTGTTGTTTGACAATTCTAATTTAAGCGTTTCAGTGGGGACAAGCAGTATTAAAGCTAATGCGATCAGTCTTTCTCAAAACGCTTCAATCAATACGAGCAACCATTCAACCCTTGAAATTCAAGGCGATTTGAATTTGAATGACACCAGTTCGCTCAACCTCAACCAAAGCACCATTAATGTTTCTAATAACGCCACGATCAACGATTTTGCAAGCTTGATTGTGAATAATGGCTCTCATCTTAATTTTAATGGGGCGGTTAATTTTAATTCATCTAACATTACTACGAGTTTGAATGATTCTTCTATCGTGTTTAAGGGGGCAGTTTCTTTAGGAGGGCAGTTTAATTTAAGCAATAATTCTTCTTTAGATTTCCAAAATTCTAGCGCTATCGCTACTAACACGGCGTTTAATTTCTATAATAATGCTTTTTCTCAAAGCCCCATCACTTTCCGTCAAAACTTTGATATTAAAGCGCCCTTGAGTTTAGGAGGCAATCTCTTAAGCCCCAATAACAGCAGTGTGTTGAATCTTAAAGACAGCCAGCTTGTTTTTAGCGATCAAGGGAGCTTGAATATCGCTAACATTGATTTATTGAGCGGTGTGAGCGATAATAAAAATCGTGTTTATAATATCATTCAAGCGGGTATGAGCGATAATTGGTATCAGTATATTAATTTCTTTGGCATGCACATCAATGATGGGGTCTATGACGCTATCAACCAAACTTATAGTTTCACTAATCCCCTTAATAACGCCCTAAAAATCACCGAGAGTTTTAAAGACAACCAACTAAGCGTTACGCTCTCTCAAATCCCGGGCGTTAAAAACACGCTCTATAGCATTGGCTCTGAAATCTTTAACTACCAAAAAGTCTATAACAACGCTAATGGCGTGTATTCTTATAGCGATGATGCACAAGGCGTGTTTTACCTCACAAGCAATGTGAAAGGCTATTATGACCCTAACAAATCCTATCAAGCTAGCGGTAATAACAACACCATCATAAACAATGATACAAACTCGGATTCTTCTGTCGTTTCGCAAACCTATAACGCGCAAGGTAACCCTATTGATGCGTTGCATATCTATAACAAGGGCTATAATTTCAACAATATCAAAGCGTTAGGGCAAATGGCGTTCAAACTCTACCCTGAAATCAAAAAGATTTTAGGGAATGATTTTTCGCTTTCCAGTTTGAACGATTTAAAAGGCGATGCATTGAGTCAGCTTGCAAAACTCATCACGCCTAGCGATTGGAAAAATATCAACGAGTTTATTGATAATGCAAATAATTCAGTGGTACAAAATTTCAATAACGGCGCTTTGATTGTGGGAGCGACTCAAATAGGGCAAACAAACACGAACAGCGCGGTTGTTTTTGGGGGCTTGGGCTATCAAAAGCCTTGCGATCACACCGATATTGTCTGCCAAAAATTCAGAGGCACTTATTTAGGGCAGCTTTTAGAATCCAGCTCGGCTGATTTGGGCTATATTAACACGACTTTTAACGCTAAAGAGGTTTATCTTACCGGCACTTTAGGGAGCGGGAACGCATGGGGGACTGGGGGGAGTGCCAGCGTAACTTTTAACAGCCAAACTTCACTCATTCTCAACCAAGCTAATATTACAAGCTCTCAAACCGATGGGATTTTTAGCATGCTAGGCCAAGAGGGCATTAATAAGGTTTTCAATCAAGCAGGGCTCGCTAATATTTTAGGCGAAGTGGCGGTTCAATCCATTAATAAAGCCGGAGGTTTAGGGAATTTGATAGCGGACATGCTAGGGAGTAATAGCGTGATCGGAGGGCATCTAACGCCTGAGCAAAAAAATCAAACCTTAAGCCAGCTTTTAGGCGCGAATAACTTTGATAATTTCATGAATGATAGCGGTTTGAACACGGCGATTAAGGATTTGATCAGACAAAAATTAGGTTTTTGGACCGGATTAGTGGGGGGGTTAGCCGGATTAGGGGGCGTTGATTTGCAAAACCCTGAAAAACTGATAGGGAGCATGTCCATCAATGATTTATTGGATAAAAAAAGTTTGTTCAACACCATCACCGGCTTTATTTCTGCAAATGATATAGGGCAAGTCATCAGCGTGATGTTGCAAGATATTGTCAAACCGAACGATGCTTTAAAAAACGATGTGGTTACTTTAGGCAAACAAATGATTGGCGAATTTTTAGGTCAAGACACGCTCAATTCTTTAGAAAGCCTGTTGCAAAACCAACAGATTAAAAGCGTTTTAGACAAAGTCCTAGCGGCTAAAGGTTTGGGGCCTGTTTATGAACAAGGTTTGGGGGATTTGATACCCAGTCTTGGCAAAAAGGGGCTTTTCGCTCCCTATGGCTTGAGTCAATTATGGCAAAAAGGGGATTTTAATTTCAACGCGCAAGGCAATGTTTTTGTGCAAAATTCCACTTTCTCTAACGCTAACGGAGGCACGCTTTCTTTTAATGCAGGCGATACGCTCATTTTTGCCGGAAACAATCGCATTTCTTTTACTAACCATACTGGCACGCTCAATTTATTGTCCAATCAAGTTTCTAACATTGATATTACCGCACTCAATGCGAGCAACGGCCTTAAGATTGACGCTGCTAATAATAATGTTTCCGTGTCTCAAGGCGATCTTTTCATTAATGCTAGTTGCACGCAACTAAGCGATTTAACAGCACCAAGCTCAAACCCTTGCACGCTTAATACTACCCAAAATACTAATAACACTTCTAATAATGCATCAAATAACACGCAAATCGCTTTGAATAACAACAATGAAAGCTTGAGTGTTACGGCGAATGATTTCAATTTTTCAGGCAATATTTACGCTAATGGGGTGGTTGATTTTTCAAAAATCAAAGGGTCTGCAAACATTAAAAATTTGTATCTTTACAATAACGCTCAATTCCAAGCCAACAACCTCACGATTTCCAATCAAGCGGTGCTAGAAAAAAACGCTAGCTTTGTAACGAATAATTTAAACATTCAAGGTGCATTCAATAACAACGCCACGCACAAAATAGAGACGCTTCAAAATTTAACGATCGCTTCAAACGCTTCTTTAAGCACCGGTGTTTATGGCATACAAGTAGGGGGGGCTTTGAATCATTTTGGAACGATTAATTTCAATTTAGAAAACCCTCAAACGCCTGTAAATCCGCTCATTCAAGCAGGAGGCGTGATCAATCTTAACGCCACTCAAACACCCTTTATAAATATCAATAACAGCATGGCCAATAACACGGCTTACACTTTATTGAAAAGCAGCCGTTACATCAACTACAATATCAACCCCAACAGCTTGCAATCGTATTTGAAACTCTACACCTTAATCAATATCAACGGGAACCACATAGAGGAAAATAATGGCGTGTTGACTTATTTAGGCCAACGGGTTTTATTGCAAGATAAGGGGTTATTGTTAAGCGTAGCGTTGCCGAACTCCAGTCAAAACAACGCCCCAAAAAACAACATTTTAAGCCTTTCTGTCCTTCATGATCAGATTAAAATGTCTTATGGCGATAAGATCATGGATTTTACACCCCCTACCTTACAAGATTACATTGTGGGCATTCAAGGGCAAAGCGCGTTAAATCAAATTGAAGCTATAGGGGGGAATAGCGCTGTTAAATGGCTTTCAACATTAATGATGGAAACGAAAGAAAACCCGCTTTTTGCACCTATTTATTTAGAAAACCACTCTTTGAATGAAATCTTAGGCGTGACAAAAGATCTCCAAAACACCATAAGCTTGATTTCTAACCCTAATTTTAGGGATAACGCTACCAATCTTTTAGAAATGGCGAGCTACACCCAACAAACCAGCCGTTTGACCAAACTCTCTGATTTTAGGACCAGAGAAGGGGAGTCTAATTTTTCTTCGTTAGAGCTTAAAAACAAGCGTTTTAGAGACGCTAACCCTAGCGAAGTTTTTGTCAAATACTCTCAACCTAGCAAACACCCAAATAACCTTTGGGTTCAAGGGGTGGGGGGAGCGAGCTTTATTTCTGGAGGCAATGGCACGCTTTATGGCTTGAATGCGGGCTATGATCGATTGGTTAAAAATGTGATCCTTGGGGGTTATGTGGCTTATGGTTATAGCGACTTTAATGGGCGCATCATCCATTCTTTGGCTAACAATGTGGATGTAGGGGTGTATGCGAGGGCTTTTTTAAAAAGGAACGAATTCACTTTGAGCGCGAATGAAACTTATGGAGGCAATGCGAGCAATATCAATTCTTCTAATCCTTTGCTCTCTGCAATCAACCAACGCTACAATTACAACACTTGGACAACGAGCGTGAACGGGAATTACGGCTATGATTTCATGTTCAAACAAAAAAGCGTGGTGTTAAAACCTCAAGTGGGCGTGAGCTATCATTTTATAGGCTTGAGCGGCATGAAAGGCAAAATGAATGATGCCGCTTACAAACAATTTGTCATGCATTCAAACCCTTCTAACGAATCGGTTTTAACGCTCAACATGGGGTTAGAGAGCCGTAAATATTTTGGTCAAAATTCTTATTAT
This region includes:
- a CDS encoding vacuolating cytotoxin domain-containing protein, whose product is MKKFKKKSKKRSHQKIILKRSLWIMPLLISGFASGVYANGTDILGLSWGEKSQKVCVHHPWYALWSCDKWEEKTQQYIGNQLITKTWAGGNAANYYHTQNNQNITANLKNDNGTYFLSGLYNYTGGEYNGGNLDIELGSNATFNLGANSGNSFTSWYPNGHTNVTFSAGTINVDNSVEVGNRVGSGAGTHTGTATLNLNANKVTINSNISAYKTSQVNVGNANSAITISSATLSGDTCSSLAKVGVGANCSSAGPSYSFKGNVSTTNTTFNNASGSFTFEENATFSGAKLNGGAFTFNKEVSATNNTAFNSGNFTFKENATFNGASFSNAVYTFNNQATFQNSSFNGGTFTFNNQNNQTNNAQHPQIVFENSSFSGNATTIKGSVNFQQAFNNSNQQLTIQNASFNNATFNNTGKITINENASFNHTAFNTPIDTNNMTITGGVTLSGKNDLKNGATLDFGKSKVTLNQGTIFNLTTLGSEKSVTILNSGGITYNNLLNHALNGLTNALKTSESSSLPQSFAQGLWGMITYNGVTGQLLENSPPSKSADASPTNTPQVYQVGYKIGDTIYKLQETFGPNSITIQALESGTYTPPPTISGSQFDLSTSTYINADMPWYNHKYYIPKSENFTESGTYYLPSVEIWGSFTNSFKQTFSANNSNLVIGYNSTWTGNSVSSSDIVSFGDISGSVLSGHCGTWPYYQCAGTTNGTYSAYHVYITANLRSGNRIGTGGAANLVFNGVDSVNIANAKIEQHNAGIYSSSMTFSTQSMDSSYNLNGLNANGKLLVYGTTFTNQAKDGKFTFNAGQATFENTNFNGGSYQFSGDSLTFGNNNQFNSGSFEISAKNASFNNANFNNSASFNFNNSSATTSFIGDFTNANANLQIAGNAVFGNSANESPNNANFNNTGSVNISGNATFNNVVFSSPTNTSVKGQVTLNNITLKNLNAPLSFGDGTISFGAHSVINIDEAIINGNPITLISSSKEIDYNNAFSKNLWQLINYQGHGASSEKIVSSVGNGVYDVVYSFNNQTYNFQETFSPNSISIRRLGVSMVFDYMDMEKSDHLYYHNALGFMTYMPNSYNNNLGNANNTIYYYDNSIDFYASGKTLFTKADFSQIFTGQNSAIVFGAKNIWTSASDAPQSNTIIRFGDNKGAGSNDASGHCWNLQCIGFITGNYEAQKIYITGSIESGNRISSGGGASLNFNGLQGILLTNATLYNRAAGTQSSSMSFISTNANIQAQNSYFLDDTAQNGGKPNFGFNALNLDFSNSSFRGYVGATQSVFKFNATNAINFTNSTNLSSGLYQIQAKSVLFDNSNLSVSVGTSSIKANAISLSQNASINTSNHSTLEIQGDLNLNDTSSLNLNQSTINVSNNATINDFASLIVNNGSHLNFNGAVNFNSSNITTSLNDSSIVFKGAVSLGGQFNLSNNSSLDFQNSSAIATNTAFNFYNNAFSQSPITFRQNFDIKAPLSLGGNLLSPNNSSVLNLKDSQLVFSDQGSLNIANIDLLSGVSDNKNRVYNIIQAGMSDNWYQYINFFGMHINDGVYDAINQTYSFTNPLNNALKITESFKDNQLSVTLSQIPGVKNTLYSIGSEIFNYQKVYNNANGVYSYSDDAQGVFYLTSNVKGYYDPNKSYQASGNNNTIINNDTNSDSSVVSQTYNAQGNPIDALHIYNKGYNFNNIKALGQMAFKLYPEIKKILGNDFSLSSLNDLKGDALSQLAKLITPSDWKNINEFIDNANNSVVQNFNNGALIVGATQIGQTNTNSAVVFGGLGYQKPCDHTDIVCQKFRGTYLGQLLESSSADLGYINTTFNAKEVYLTGTLGSGNAWGTGGSASVTFNSQTSLILNQANITSSQTDGIFSMLGQEGINKVFNQAGLANILGEVAVQSINKAGGLGNLIADMLGSNSVIGGHLTPEQKNQTLSQLLGANNFDNFMNDSGLNTAIKDLIRQKLGFWTGLVGGLAGLGGVDLQNPEKLIGSMSINDLLDKKSLFNTITGFISANDIGQVISVMLQDIVKPNDALKNDVVTLGKQMIGEFLGQDTLNSLESLLQNQQIKSVLDKVLAAKGLGPVYEQGLGDLIPSLGKKGLFAPYGLSQLWQKGDFNFNAQGNVFVQNSTFSNANGGTLSFNAGDTLIFAGNNRISFTNHTGTLNLLSNQVSNIDITALNASNGLKIDAANNNVSVSQGDLFINASCTQLSDLTAPSSNPCTLNTTQNTNNTSNNASNNTQIALNNNNESLSVTANDFNFSGNIYANGVVDFSKIKGSANIKNLYLYNNAQFQANNLTISNQAVLEKNASFVTNNLNIQGAFNNNATHKIETLQNLTIASNASLSTGVYGIQVGGALNHFGTINFNLENPQTPVNPLIQAGGVINLNATQTPFININNSMANNTAYTLLKSSRYINYNINPNSLQSYLKLYTLININGNHIEENNGVLTYLGQRVLLQDKGLLLSVALPNSSQNNAPKNNILSLSVLHDQIKMSYGDKIMDFTPPTLQDYIVGIQGQSALNQIEAIGGNSAVKWLSTLMMETKENPLFAPIYLENHSLNEILGVTKDLQNTISLISNPNFRDNATNLLEMASYTQQTSRLTKLSDFRTREGESNFSSLELKNKRFRDANPSEVFVKYSQPSKHPNNLWVQGVGGASFISGGNGTLYGLNAGYDRLVKNVILGGYVAYGYSDFNGRIIHSLANNVDVGVYARAFLKRNEFTLSANETYGGNASNINSSNPLLSAINQRYNYNTWTTSVNGNYGYDFMFKQKSVVLKPQVGVSYHFIGLSGMKGKMNDAAYKQFVMHSNPSNESVLTLNMGLESRKYFGQNSYYFVTARLDRDLLIKSKGDNVVRFVGENTLLYRKGEAFNTFASVITGGEMHLWRLMYVNAGVGLKMGLQYQDINLTGNVGMRVVF